In Drosophila nasuta strain 15112-1781.00 chromosome 2R, ASM2355853v1, whole genome shotgun sequence, a single genomic region encodes these proteins:
- the LOC132785830 gene encoding leucine-rich repeat serine/threonine-protein kinase 1 isoform X3, producing MAPAGANTLLFLACQSGFESITQRLLDAGADGRSHAVTKYSPLYAAVHNGHYGIAKLMLERFPELIQQATVERWLPLHAACINGHIKLLELIIGFAYPDYLYQTYRDEEGQWEWRLPFDANAQDVTGQTSLYIASLLGNKQLLGVLLKWQLRCRRTISVEDGSSSTTSVTAGQSTPITPTRKRISFGIQAIMSKLHISGEGDTLEAQTLPAEQESQRCPIHINLLCGAARETALLAAVRGGHLDVAQALLQHGANPNIVAKPVEDHNDPKCSEEIYGLSNVPIAEACKQRSLAMLDLLLKFGARDDNGTAISVAIASEDEALLSRLLARRVHPDSDYKINKKGLPTPLEVNVFLPSASNISYSAMFPNVPTIIDWHSLSMNVQLPFVRCEWLVSGVLQLNPKLTSHPRLNEVALTAITRIDFSHNVLTSIPPELFNLVSLKYLNVAQNKITELPAPLAKSYNCPVLDELFLQDNQLTSLPAAIFQLPALTILDISNNKLQQLPFDMWRAPKLRELNVAFNLLRELPVPPMQTSGSLLSLDKLQLLQSFDEPSSNKPHTLCQQTLTHRNLWSTTLDITDNDLKWQQEQEQEQEQAAIDGKAPPHGASQLSSLNIANNLFTSIPAALPCLAVNLTRLNMSYNSLRSMGHVTSYPATLKQLDLSHNEISCWPSLPRITDSDPNLLCYSYVQLPEGSSDEPIYKTSAKGSSCSFRASVLKSVCRHRRHLRLEALRTLILADNLLTRIQLSTDDATTLFNESEDADWSVVGVNKSKVIFPNLSMLDMTNNCLKEIPASLHELSSLSVLNISGNVQITELPPHLGLLSRLWNLNTRGCLLQEPLRSMIESKKHKTMDIVGYLKSIYEDAQPYARMKLMVVGSCGIGKTTLLDLLRQGVGSGSSSASAHRSRANENHWAKRMGHSRSTSRSQRRANISTVGVDIGTWICEKRKRATGCQAIVFRTWDFGGQKEYYATHQYFLSKRSLYLVLWRISDGHKGLAELLQWLGNIQARAPNSPVLIVGTHFDTVGESISAQQAEQLQQLIREKFIAIPDAEKIGLPRVIDSIEISCRTMHNIHLLANIIYDTAMQLRSPGSKEPMLLQKIPASYIALEDIVNVIACNLRASGRDPVLDTEQYRSIVTEQMRLHNYKSFRDAAELQQATTWCHDNGILLHYDDATLRDYYFLDPQWLCDMLAHVVTVREINPFAPTGVMKLDDLQLLFRSVHAQGNGNRSYIVSLLNKFEVALTWDSRTLLIPSLLPLQEAATYNDGTTVKLLQRVRGRSHNLGCSVSQELNLNKLIYEQHSPRTPSTAGALPSQGLRRMLLMTYFPSGFWSRLITRVLADEQIIEAIRGVYVAAQDKYLDFDLRGSLEQDTQWNLWQTGVALYYGPILIFRIWEVPFQSTERTQPFRTASNRFKLKLDGIWSDVNLCSSSILDVYFPLFNVSIYQELDAGERQLLAELQPQMSQVAKLLALVVDHIDLLLEDWYPALGTRFVHTSEGRFLITRLVLCPRCLRKLQLQNAAEPVEREPNFNGNRPSRSSKRGPYFLHGVGDPGDDGALNVFSAYLNATASRERHSADSLGAGSDADSGVGPDSAFSSRNTSIDGHPAYASHHLPDNSNVCYAWMVEECILSVYNQSKLSCPVHLEQSMAQLAPDVIFADIPDKHTIATECIIKGSLLGRGAFGFVFKASCKLRGARAFRSVAMKMLQPVPPGARAKESALMAYKVALGKWDRDPLQHSCKAYCTARQELAVLLTLKHPNIVPLVGICIKPLALVLELAPLGGLDALLRQYRRSGAHMGPHTFQMLVVQAARAIEYLHRRRIIYRDLKSENVLVWELPQPHSEDSPRNQVHIKIADYGISRQTAAGLSAKGFGGTEGFMAPEIIRFNGEEEYTEKVDCFSFGMFIYENISLRQPFEGHESIKECILEGSRPALTQRETQFPTCCLDLMVLCWHEQPRRRPSASQIVSILSAPECIHLLDVVALPHSDKIVCGAFQLLTAGLEEDRSGLELWLPAFGSRIDILDVSPTGSLLQCSSISCAPQPQVAAPKTPENSATSRARSAQRIPKVNMLCCCLVGEAIWMGDVSGNLHAYSTTSYAHLFSYMLDPAIKSAVISLVYMEGIARVAVGLHNGRVFLVDASRMPSNCAFAEGSFVLTEICSGFVLHASCSVLIDGVYELWCGEIAGKINVFPVNEAGVCGHQALCHSEEPNLIEDVKVSRLCSNDSHVFSCLYPGCMVYQWGAASKRIENKLDCSKLLPCSESLQSIAIDEHVNLIKCQISALAAHNTELYIGTTWGCLIVAELQTLRPISVFRPYENEIKAIITMRNAGVPLIATLGRRYRSLISRYVDTAESTSRSAGSVVSTPTHGAAKSVPPADVDNHIHCLLWRAKHWT from the exons TTGGCAGCGGTGCGTGGCGGTCACTTGGATGTGGCGCAggcgctgctgcagcatgGCGCCAATCCTAATATTGTGGCCAAGCCCGTGGAGGATCACAACGATCCCAAGTGCAGCGAAGAGATCTACGGCTTGAGCAATGTGCCCATTGCTGAGGCGTGCAAACAACGTTCGTTGGCCATGCTGGATTTGCTGCTAAAGTTTGGCGCACGCGATGATAATGGCACCGCGATTAGTGTAGCGATTGCTAGCGAGGATGAAGCGTTGCTCAGCCGCCTGTTGGCGCGTCGAGTGCATCCCGACTCGGACTACAAGATCAACAAGAAGGGTTTGCCTACGCCGCTGGAGGTGAATGTGTTCCTGCCCTCAGCCAGCAATATTTCGTACAGCGCCATGTTCCCGAATGTGCCCACCATCATTGATTGGCACAGTCTCAGCATGAACGTTCAGCTGCCCTTTGTGCGCTGCGAGTGGCTGGTGAGCGGTGTGCTGCAGCTGAATCCCAAGCTTACCTCGCATCCCAGGCTCAACGAAGTGGCGCTCACGGCCATCACGCGCATCGATTTTTCGCACAACGTGCTCACCAGCATTCCGCCAGAGCTCTTCAATCTGGTTAGCCTCAA GTACTTGAATGTGGCGCAAAACAAAATCACAGAGCTGCCTGCGCCGCTGGCCAAGAGCTACAATTGCCCCGTGCTGGACGAGCTCTTTCTGCAGGACAATCAGCTGACTTCCTTGCCGGCAGCGATCTTCCAGCTGCCCGCTTTGACCATACTGGACATCTCCAACAATAAGCTGCAACAGTTGCCCTTTGATATGTGGCGTGCACCGAAGCTGCGTGAACTGAATGTGGCCTTCAATCTATTGCGTGAGCTGCCTGTTCCGCCCATGCAGACAAGTGGTTCACTGCTGAGTCTGGACAAGCTACAGCTGCTGCAGTCTTTTGACGAGCCTTCGTCCAATAAGCCGCACACACTCTGCCAACAGACGCTAACGCATCGCAATCTGTGGTCCACAACGTTGGACATAACGGACAATGATTTGAAGTGgcaacaggagcaggagcaagaGCAGGAACAGGCAGCGATTGATGGCAAGGCACCGCCACATGGTGCTTCACAGCTGAGCAGTCTCAACATAGCCAACAATTTGTTCACCAGTATTCCAGCTGCGTTGCCTTGTCTCGCTGTCAACTTGACGCGGTTGAACATGAGCTACAATAGTCTGCGCTCCATGGGTCATGTGACCAGTTATCCAGCCACGTTAAAGCAACTCGACTTGAGTCACAATGAGATCTCATGTTGGCCCAGTTTGCCACGCATCACCGACTCCGATCCAAATCTGCTATGCTACAGTTATGTGCAGTTGCCGGAGGGCAGCAGCGATGAGCCCATCTACAAGACATCGGCCAAGggcagcagttgcagctttCGCGCTTCGGTGCTGAAGAGCGTTTGCCGGCATCGAAGGCACTTGAGGCTGGAGGCGTTGCGCACCTTGATCTTGGCCGACAATTTGCTGACACGCATTCAATTGTCTACAGATGATGCAACAACCTTGTTCAACGAGAGCGAAGATGCCGATTGGAGTGTGGTGGGCGTGAACAAGTCCAAGGTGATATTTCCCAATCTTTCCATGCTGGACATGACCAACAATTGTCTCAAGGAAATACCTGCTTCATTGCACGAGCTCAGCAGTTTGTCGGTGCTGAACATAAGCGGCAATGTACAGATTACCGAGTTGCCACCACATCTTGGATTGCTCTCGAGGCTATGGAACCTAAATACACGTGGTTGCCTGCTACAGGAACCCTTGCGTTCGATGATCGAGAGCAAGAAGCACAAGACCATGGACATTGTGGGCTATCTGAAGTCCATCTACGAAGACGCACAGCCCTATGCACGCATGAAGCTCATGGTTGTGGGTTCTTGTGGCATTGGCAAGACGACACTGTTAGATTTGCTGCGTCAGGGCGTGGGCAGCGGCTCGAGTAGCGCCAGCGCTCATCGTTCGCGTGCCAATGAGAATCATTGGGCCAAACGCATGGGACATTCGCGCAGCACATCGCGTTCACAACGACGCGCAAACATCTCCACTGTGGGCGTCGATATTGGAACCTGGATTTGTGAGAAACGTAAACGCGCGACGGGCTGTCAGGCGATTGTGTTTCGCACCTGGGATTTTGGTGGCCAGAAAGAGTATTATGCTACGCATCAATACTTTCTGTCCAAACGCAGTTTGTATCTGGTGCTGTGGCGCATTAGTGATGGCCACAAAGGCTTAGCGGAGTTGCTGCAGTGGCTGGGCAACATTCAAGCAAGAGCACCTAATTCGCCAGTGCTCATTGTGGGCACACATTTCGATACGGTGGGTGAGTCCATCTCAGCGCAACAAGcggagcagctgcagcagctgataCGTGAAAAGTTCATAGCGATTCCGGATGCCGAGAAGATTGGATTGCCGCGCGTCATTGATTCCATTGAGATCAGCTGTCG CACGATGCACAACATTCATTTGTTGGCCAACATTATCTACGACACGGCAATGCAACTGCGTTCGCCGGGTTCCAAGGAGCCCATGTTGCTTCAAAAGATTCCCGCCAGTTACATTGCTCTGGAGGATATTGTGAATGTGATTGCCTGCAATTTGCGTGCTTCTGGACGTGATCCTGTGCTCGATACAGAGCAGTATCGCAGTATCGTGACCGAACAAATGCGACTTCATAACTATAAAAGTTTCCGGGATGCTGCCGAGTTGCAGCAGGCGACGACGTGGTGTCATGACAACGGCATTCTCTTGCACTATGACGATGCCACTCTCAGGGATTACTATTTCCTCGATCCGCAGTGGCTGTGCGATATGCTGGCGCATGTTGTGACGGTGCGTGAGATTAATCCATTTGCACCTACGGGCGTGATGAAGCTGGATGatctgcagctgctgtttcGCAGTGTACATGCCCAGGGCAATGGCAATCGCAG ttacATAGTCAGCTTACTCAACAAGTTTGAGGTCGCCTTGACTTGGGATTCGCGTACTTTGCTCATTCCCTcattgctgccgctgcaggAGGCGGCCACTTATAATGATGGCACCACGGTTAAACTTCTACAGCGCGTGCGTGGACGTAGTCACAATTTGGGTTGCTCGGTGTCGCAGGAATTGAATCTGAATAAACTGATCTATGAGCAACACTCGCCACGCACGCCATCAACTGCGGGAGCTTTGCCCAGCCAAGGCTTGCGTCGCATGCTTTTGATGACTTACTTTCCCTCGGGCTTCTGGTCGCGTTTGATCACGCGTGTGCTTGCCGATGAGCAGATCATTGAGGCCATTCGTGGTGTCTACGTTGCTGCACAAGAT AAATATTTGGACTTTGATTTGCGCGGCTCGCTGGAGCAGGATACACAGTGGAATCTGTGGCAGACGGGCGTGGCGCTTTACTATGGCCCCATCCTCATATTTCGTATCTGGGAAGTGCCTTTCCAAAGCACTGAGCGCACGCAGCCTTTTCGCACCGCCAGCAATCGCTTCAAGCTCAAGCTGGATGGAATTTGGAGTGATGTGAATCTGTGCTCTTCGAGCATTTTGGACGTCTACTTTCCCTTATTCAATGTGAGCATTTATCAAGAGCTGGATGCTGGGGAACGACAACTTCTCGCTGAGCTGCAGCCACAGATGTCGCAGGTGGCCAAATTGCTGGCTCTTGTGGTGGATCACATTGATCTCTTGCTGGAGGATTGGTATCCAGCGCTGGGCACTCGATTTGTGCACACTTCCGAGGGTCGCTTTTTGATCACACGCCTGGTGTTGTGTCCGCGTTGTCTGCGCAAGCTGCAGCTTCAGAATGCAGCGGAACCTGTGGAACGAGAGCCCAACTTCAATGGTAATCGACCAagccgcagcagcaaacgTGGTCCATACTTTCTGCATGGCGTTGGCGATCCAGGTGACGATGGCGCTTTGAATGTTTTCTCCGCTTATCTGAATGCCACGGCGAGCAGAGAACGACACTCTGCGGATTCATTGGGCGCTGGCTCGGATGCTGATTCGGGCGTTGGTCCCGATTCGGCTTTTTCGTCGCGCAACACTTCCATTGATGGTCATCCGGCTTATGCCTCACATCATCTGCCAGACAACTCGAATGTCTGCTATGCTTGGATGGTTGAAGAGTGCATTTTATCGGTGTACAATCAAAGCAAACTTAGTTGCCCCGTGCATCTGGAGCAATCGATGGCACAGCTGGCGCCAGATGTGATCTTTGCTGATATTCCCGACAAGCACACAATTGCCACCGAGTGCATCATCAAAGGTTCGCTACTGGGACGCGGTGCCTTTGGTTTTGTGTTCAAAGCTAGTTGCAAGTTGCGTGGCGCACGCGCCTTTCGATCGGTTGCCATGAAGATGCTGCAACCGGTGCCGCCGGGTGCGCGTGCTAAGGAG agCGCTTTGATGGCCTATAAGGTGGCGCTGGGTAAATGGGATCGAGATCCTTTGCAGCACTCCTGCAAGGCTTACTGCACCGCTCGTCAGGAGCTGGCCGTGCTGCTGACCCTCAAGCATCCCAATATTGTGCCGCTCGTGGGTATTTGCATTAAACCGCTTGCTTTGGTGTTGGAATTGGCGCCGTTGGGCGGTCTGGATGCTCTACTACGGCAGTATAGACGAAGCGGCGCTCATATGGGTCCACATACGTTCCAGATGCTTGTGGTGCAGGCAGCGCGCGCCATAGAGTATCTACATCGTCGTCGCATCATCTATCGCGATCTAAAGTCGGAAAATGTGCTTGTGTGGGAGCTACCACAACCGCACAGCGAGGATAGTCCCAGGAATCAGGTGCACATTAAGATCGCCGACTACGGTATTAGTCGACAGACGGCGGCTGGTCTCAGTGCCAAGGGCTTTGGTGGTACCGAGGGCTTCATGGCGCCCGAAATTATACGCTTTAATGGCGAGGAGGAATACACCGAAAAG GTGGATTGCTTCTCGTTTGGCATGTTTATCTATGAAAATATTAGTCTACGTCAACCATTTGAGGGACACGAGTCCATCAAGGAGTGCATATTGGAGGGCAGTCGTCCAGCATTGACACAACGTGAGACTCAGTTTCCTACCTGTTGTCTCGATCTCATGGTGCTCTGTTGGCACGAGCAGCCACGACGTCGACCCTCTGCTAGTCAAATAGTGTCAATACTCAG TGCTCCTGAGTGCATTCATCTGCTCGATGTGGTCGCCTTGCCACACAGCGACAAGATTGTGTGCGGCGCCTTTCAACTGCTGACCGCCGGCTTGGAGGAGGATCGCTCTGGCCTAGAGTTGTGGTTGCCTGCGTTCGGCTCTCGCATCGATATACTTGATGTGTCGCCAACAGGCAGTTTGCTGCAGTGCAGCAGCATTAGCTGTGCACCTCAGCCTCAAGTGGCGGCGCCCAAAACACCAGAGAATTCAGCAACGTCGCGTGCACGCTCCGCTCAGCGTATTCCCAAAGTGAATATGCTTTGCTGTTGTCTGGTGGGCGAGGCCATTTGGATGGGTGATGTGTCCGGCAATCTGCATGCGTACAGCACCACAAGCTATGCCCATTTGTTTTCCTATATGCTCGATCCGGCCATCAAGTCGGCGGTGATAAGTCTCGTTTACATGGAGGGAATTGCACGCGTTGCTGTTGGATTGCACAATGGTCGAGTGTTTCTAGTGGATGCCAGTCGCATGCCCAGCAATTGCGCCTTTGCTGAAGGCTCTTTTGTGCTCACCGAGATTTGTTCCGGCTTTGTGCTGCACGCCTCCTGCTCGGTGCTCATTGATGG CGTCTATGAGCTTTGGTGCGGCGAGATTGCGGGCAAAATCAACGTATTTCCAGTGAATGAGGCGGGTGTGTGCGGCCATCAGGCATTGTGTCACAGCGAGGAGCCCAATCTCATCGAAGATGTCAAAGTGTCACGCTTGTGTAGCAACGACAGTCATGTCTTCAGCTGTCTGTATCCGGGTTGCATGGTCTATCAATGGGGAGCTGCTTCGAAGCGCATTGAGAACAAATTGGACTGCTCGAAGCTGTTGCCCTGCTCCGAGTCATTGCAGAGCATTGCAATTGACGAGCATGTGAATCTAATTAAATGCCAAATCTCCGCATTGGCCGCACACAACACTGAGCTCTACATTGGCACCACTTGGGGTTGCCTCATTGTGGCAGAGTTGCAAACGTTGCGTCCCATCAGCGTCTTTCGACCCTACGAGAATGAG ATAAAGGCTATCATTACCATGCGCAATGCGGGGGTGCCCTTGATTGCCACGCTTGGTCGACGCTATCGCTCTCTAATCTCACGCTATGTGGACACAGCTGAGTCGACATCACGTTCAGCTGGCTCTGTGGTGAGCACACCAACGCATGGGGCTGCCAAATCGGTGCCGCCAGCAGATGTGGACAACCACATTCATTGTTTGCTGTGGCGTGCAAAGCATTGGACCTAA